The nucleotide sequence ggggcaagaagaacaaaaaggatcggcgctGATCGAACAACACTGCATTGGTCGCCGCAACTGATTGCGTGGGCAAGTAGCCCTAGTAGGGCcttcctgaccacttcaacaagctcatggatagcccatgcaccaaccatgcctaccccgtcaaacacctctacaaggactgcgagctcctcaaacatttcctatgataggccggtgggccgaaagaaggagacggcaaagaggcggcagctaagaaaggaggcatgacgggcaaggatggggacggcttccctgaccccaaggaatgcatcatgatctttggaggatccaACACCATttgctccaagcgccagcacaaggtatgctataTGGAGGCATACGCCACCGagatggccatcccctccttccttagttggtcggaatctctgatcaccttcgaccagagggaccatccctcccacgtcatgagaccaggacgctacccgctcatcgtcgaccccatcatccgcaagaagcgcctcaccaaggtgctgatggacagaggcaacggcctcaacatcctctacgtcgacaccatcaacgccatgcgcatcccccgatcgtAACTCCACCCAGCGAGCTTTCCCTTCCACAGCGTGATCCCAGGagcataggcatacccgctcgggcagattaaCCTACCCATCACGTTTGGCAACAGAGAGAACTTttgctcagaggtcctcaccttcaaagtggtggacttcctaggttcctaccacaccatcttggggtggccatgctatgtcAAATTCacggcgatccccaactacacctacctcaagctaaagatgccgggaccgAACGGTGTCATCACCATGGGCAGCGCCTTCTCACATGCCTTCACATGCGACcgtgagcattttgagctcaccaccGCGGTCATCAACTCGTTCGAGCTCCTAcagctcggggagtcatcgaccccaacAGTTccggactgcaacaaaccaacctccacAATGGCCTTCCGTccacttgaggaaaccaaggcggtgggtatCGACCCCAcggacccaaccaagatggtgcggatcgggacccagctctcggccaaataggaatgcaagctcatcgacttcctacgcgccaatcatgatgccttcgcatggaagccatctgacatgtTGGGCATACCGTGGGACATCACCGAGCACGCACTGCGCCTCATCCCAGGCTCGAAGCCCGCTAAGCAATGTCTGTTGCTATGACAACGAGAGgtgcagggccataggtgaagagatcacaAAACACCTAGCAgctagattcatcagagaggttttCCACTCTAactagcttgccaatcctattcttattaaaaaaaagaccgggaaatggagaatgtgcgtcgattatactagcctcaacaaagcatgtccaaaggatcactttcctttgccacacatagaccagatagtcaactccacctcgggttgcgagatcctctcctttctgaatgcctactcgggctatcaccataTCACGATTAAAGAGTCTGATCAACttacaacctcattcatcaccccgtatggttcgtactgctacgtgaccatgccttttggtctaaagaatgctggtgccacctaccaaaggtgcatgaagtaatgcttcaccgaccaaattgacccgctcgatcagcctgatcaagccgagcggaCGAAATCAaccatcgccgtctatgttgatgacatagtggtcaaaatggcttgagCTTGCGAcatgatcacaaacttggccgcgacattcgcgaacctccaaaggttcaacatcaagctgaatcccaaaaaatgtgtttttggggtttcgaaaggaaagctgcttggatacatcgtgtctgagcgtggcatcgaggccaaccccaaaaagatcacggccatctccaatatGGGCTCTATACACAACGTCaaaggcatacaaaggctcaccgtcTGTCTGGTTGCCCTGAGCCGATTAAtctccccgctcagcgaatgggggatgccactctacaagctcctcaaaaagacggacactttcatctggactgaggaagcttagcaagctctagagagcctcaaagcatcactgacatcggccccaatcctcatcgcttcCAAACAGGCAGaaaccctcctcctctacattgcAGCAAGCAACCATGTAGTGAGCGCTGCCCTGGTcattgaaagggaggagccaggacaccaccttaaggtccagtgacccatatacttcgtcAGAGAGGTACTCACTAACCCCAAGGTCCAGTatccctaggtgcaaaaactcctatacgtcatgctgatggtgacccagaagctcctgcactacttcatcgaccacaaagtcacggtcgtcacttcataccctctcggagacatcatccgcaatcgCGATGCCGcaagatggatctccaagtgggcactagaactcatgggccacgacatcaggtatatcccccgtaccactataaagtcttaggctctcatagattttgtcgccgaatagatggaggtccagctaccgaccccggatgtcacccacgagtaccgaatgatgtacttcaatgggtccgtaatggcacctagctcgggggctagagtggttctgatctccctagataggagtaggctccgctactcCATTCGCCTCCATTtcttggcctcaaacaacgctgtggaatatgaggccctcatcaatgggctacgcatcaccatcgatcTCGATGCTATGTGACTCTACATCCATGTTGACTCAGAGTtagtcgttgaccaagtcataaaggagtcctcctgcaaaagccccctcatgacagcatactgcccggaggtgcgcaagctcgaggacaaattctaggggatcgagctgcatcacgtcccccaaaaggacaacgatgccaccgattttctcacaaaattggctgccaggcaggATCTATCTCtgagtggggtcttcatcaatgacctccacaagccatccacccgcatcctagaaggtccaatctagacacaccctAACACCAACCCAATGCTCGGGGGCACCGACCCCGATACCAAGCCagcactcgggggctccgaccctagtgcctccatgatgacgtcACCCACTAACGTCGC is from Miscanthus floridulus cultivar M001 chromosome 7, ASM1932011v1, whole genome shotgun sequence and encodes:
- the LOC136465141 gene encoding uncharacterized protein, translating into MDRGNGLNILYVDTINAMRIPRSENFCSEVLTFKVVDFLGSYHTILGWPCYVKFTAIPNYTYLKLKMPGPNGVITMGSAFSHAFTCDREHFELTTAVINSFELLQLGESSTPTVPDCNKPTSTMAFRPLEETKAVGIDPTDPTKMVRIGTQLSAK